Proteins encoded together in one Musa acuminata AAA Group cultivar baxijiao chromosome BXJ3-6, Cavendish_Baxijiao_AAA, whole genome shotgun sequence window:
- the LOC103989146 gene encoding pentatricopeptide repeat-containing protein At3g49240, mitochondrial-like, whose translation MALSKPLFLSHHLKSFKPYYSRPSFPFASHLRLFSFATPEEAAAERRRRKRRLRIEPPLSSLRQQQKPPSSSAPPRSPRTAPNPNAPKLPEPISALAGSRLNLHNRILTLIRENDLDEAALLVRHSIYSNCRPTIFTANAVLHALLRQSRYADLLSLHRFITQANVSPTVITVNLLLQAYCDCRKTDIALEHFRLLLKDDAPFPPSPTTYRILAKGLVDNGKLDQALELKDDMLAKAFVPPDPIVYNYLMQGFVKKGDPDKVVSLYEELLEKVGGGKILDGIVYGNLMKGYFGKGMEKGAMEIYRDVLGEGSKVRFGAVSYNLVLDALGRNGKLEEAIDLFDRMLKEHDPPRRITVNLGTFNVMVDAYCLAGRFPDAITVFRKMGEQKCIPDTLSYNSLIEHLGSNKLVPEAEELYKEMGERGINPDEYTYVLLVESCFGVDRVDDATGYFQKMVELGLRPNATAYNKVIGGLVNVVRLDEAKKFFDQMLEKEVKPNVMSYELLLKGFIDSGRLDDGLKTLKDLLLDDGVTLSQEIKELMEEALRKEGREEMGKLYEDVEREKAERLAREAEEKARAEALAKEEEEKKKREAAEKEAAAARASAAAIEAILGRKKDTANEESTAVGSSAPVSGILGEEKNGSESSVQSETADSAANCEVLPEERNDGLDDEAKEGSGDADQQVSASGN comes from the coding sequence ATGGCTCTCTCGAAACCCCTCTTCCTCTCCCACCACCTCAAATCCTTCAAACCGTATTACTCCCGCCCTTCCTTCCCCTTCGCCTCCCACCTCCGCCTCTTCTCCTTCGCCACCCCGGAGGAGGCAGCCGCCGAGCGCCGCCGCCGCAAGCGCCGCCTACGCATCGAGCCACCCCTCTCCTCCCTCCGCCAGCAGCAGAAGCCACCCTCCTCGTCCGCCCCTCCTCGGTCCCCAAGGACGGCCCCCAACCCTAACGCCCCGAAGCTTCCGGAGCCCATCTCCGCCCTCGCCGGCAGCCGCCTCAACCTCCACAACCGCATCCTCACCCTCATCCGCGAGAACGATCTCGACGAGGCCGCACTCCTCGTCCGTCATTCCATCTACTCCAACTGCCGGCCCACCATCTTCACCGCCAACGCTGTTCTCCACGCCCTCCTCCGCCAGTCCCGCTACGCTGACCTGCTTTCCCTTCACCGCTTCATCACCCAGGCAAACGTTTCCCCCACCGTCATCACCGTCAACCTGCTTCTGCAGGCCTACTGCGACTGCCGCAAGACCGACATCGCCCTCGAGCACTTCCGCCTACTCCTTAAAGACGACGCGCCTTTCCCTCCCTCTCCCACCACCTACCGCATCCTTGCCAAAGGACTGGTCGACAATGGCAAGCTCGACCAAGCCCTCGAACTAAAGGACGACATGCTGGCCAAGGCCTTCGTGCCACCCGACCCCATCGTCTACAACTATCTCATGCAGGGCTTTGTTAAAAAAGGCGACCCCGACAAGGTCGTCTCCCTCTATGAGGAGCTGCTGGAAAAGGTTGGCGGCGGAAAGATCCTTGACGGCATCGTGTATGGGAACCTCATGAAGGGCTATTTCGGAAAGGGAATGGAGAAAGGAGCCATGGAGATATACCGTGATGTCCTAGGTGAAGGCTCCAAGGTCAGATTTGGTGCAGTGAGCTATAACCTGGTGCTGGACGCGTTGGGAAGGAATGGAAAGCTCGAGGAGGCCATTGACCTGTTTGATCGGATGCTAAAAGAGCACGACCCTCCGAGGAGGATCACGGTGAATTTGGGAACCTTTAATGTGATGGTGGATGCCTACTGTCTTGCTGGGAGGTTCCCAGATGCAATCACTGTCTTTAGGAAGATGGGCGAGCAGAAGTGCATCCCTGACACATTGTCTTATAACAGTTTGATTGAACATCTTGGGAGCAACAAGTTGGTTCCAGAGGCGGAGGAATTATACAAAGAGATGGGTGAGCGTGGGATCAATCCAGATGAATACACGTATGTCTTGCTAGTGGAATCATGTTTTGGAGTGGATAGGGTGGATGATGCAACAGGGTATTTTCAGAAGATGGTGGAGTTGGGGCTGAGGCCAAATGCAACTGCATATAATAAAGTCATTGGTGGACTGGTGAATGTAGTACGGCTCGATGAAGCAAAGAAGTTCTTCGACCAGATGTTGGAGAAGGAGGTGAAACCAAATGTCATGAGTTATGAGCTGCTTCTCAAAGGTTTCATTGACTCTGGCCGGTTGGATGATGGACTTAAAACACTAAAGGATCTGCTGTTAGATGATGGAGTGACATTGAGCCAAGAAATAAAGGAGCTTATGGAGGAGGCATTGAGGAAGGAAGGGAGAGAGGAGATGGGAAAACTGTATGAGGATGTTGAGAGGGAGAAGGCTGAACGATTGGCCCGGGAAGCGGAAGAGAAAGCAAGAGCTGAGGCTCTTgctaaggaagaagaggagaaaaagaagaggGAAGCTGCTGAGAAGGAAGCAGCTGCTGCAAGGGCTAGTGCTGCAGCTATTGAGGCAATTTTGGGACGGAAGAAGGATACTGCCAACGAGGAGTCTACTGCTGTCGGTTCCAGTGCTCCTGTTAGTGGGATACTTGGTGAAGAGAAGAATGGTAGTGAGTCATCTGTACAATCTgaaactgctgattcagcagctaATTGCGAGGTTCTTCCAGAAGAAAGAAATGATGGTTTGGACGATGAAGCAAAGGAAGGATCTGGAGATGCTGATCAACAGGTATCTGCTTCAGGAAATTGA